One window of the Rosa rugosa chromosome 3, drRosRugo1.1, whole genome shotgun sequence genome contains the following:
- the LOC133738078 gene encoding acyl-coenzyme A thioesterase 2, chloroplastic-like isoform X3: MDPNSSPSNSNSNTTIPVVATLPAFGSDSLTRKPISLWPGMFHSPVTQALWEARSHMFERLLDPPADAPPQSELLNKTPSQSRTTILYNFSADFILREQYRDPWNEVRIGKLLEDLDALAGTISVKESFGVFWQMLRI, encoded by the exons ATGGACCCAAATTCATCtccttccaattccaattccaacaccACCATTCCGGTAGTGGCAACCCTCCCCGCTTTCGGGTCGGACTCTTTGACCCGGAAGCCCATCAGCTTGTGGCCCGGAATGTTCCACTCGCCGGTGACCCAGGCACTGTGGGAAGCGAGGTCTCACATGTTCGAGAGGCTCTTGGACCCACCAGCAGACGCTCCTCCGCAGAGCGAATTGCTGAACAAGACTCCGTCTCAGAGCAGGACTACAATTCTCTACAATTTCTCTGCTGATTTTATACTGAGGGAGCAGTACAGGGATCCTTGGAATGAGGTCCGAATTGGGAAACTGCTTGAAGACCTTGATGCTTTAGCTGGAACCATTTCTGTCAAG GAGTCGTTTGGCGTTTTTTGGCAAATGTTAAGGATCTAA